The Musa acuminata AAA Group cultivar baxijiao chromosome BXJ3-6, Cavendish_Baxijiao_AAA, whole genome shotgun sequence region AATTTTGCTTCAGCGTCCTAATTATTTCCCGGATGATTGCTTGCATGATGATAGAGAGGATAACTTGTTCAAGGTTAAAAATAGAGGACCATGTCATAAGAAATTGAAATGTTTGGTaaccatgtcttaaagaaatTGAAATGATGAGTGCTGATGATGATCTCTGCAAATTAGCAACATTTGGAACATAATTTTATTAAGAAGTAACCTGTAAGAGAAACTttcacatttttttttctcttggttAAATAGATCAATCTATACTAAGAAAATATGATTAACCACCATGGCTTAAGTTTCAGGCAATATGCAAAATGGAACTATCACAAGCAAGGATCTTGATATTCACAAAGAAACTTTCTCTGCCCTTGCCCAGCCATGGCGGTGTAATTTTGGAATGTAATTCTGATTTGAAAAGGCCTTAAATTGAAGATTGTATATCACAGCTAACTGGCAAAAACTGGAATcaaatatctattttttttttcctggtTCATGAAAAACTTTGAAGACGAAGATGCTTGATGACAAAGGCTAAAACACTGCCTAAGAACTTTTTTATATAATGCAAGTCAGATACTCTGATTGCCAAAGCCAACACTTCACTGTAGCATAATTCAACTAACAATGCACATAGTTCAGAATACACAACAAAGTATAACCAGAAAATGTTGAACAATGGTGCATGACTGTGTGGTTACAAAAATCAGATATCCAAATTCTGGACTTATATATGGGATTGTCAGTCCATAATTATAATTTAGCTATGTTCAGATCAAAGACCATCCTATAATACATATAAGCATGTAAATATCTCTGATGCACATTCCAGCAATTTGTTGAAATAGAATACAATTTGAatcaataaatatttaaaattataagggATAGTTCAGTGGATATCtcaggaaaaaaaaatttataacaaTCAGATACAAATAGGGTCCTGTAAACAACTGCTAGTTACATAGATTTGTCAGCTCTGTTTGATTAGATGAAATGAAGCAACTACAACAAAATCATCACACTGTAGTTATCAAGAAGCAAATATGAATAGCTGCTACAGACAACTGTtaaaaaggaaaggggaaaaacagAATGTACAGATATCTTAAAAGGGACTTGCTGAAGCAGTAGAAAAGAATGCATAAGACAATCTGATATGCAAGATTCAATTGACCACAACATACTTCAGAACATAGATATGTCAAAATGCGATTTCAAATGTGCCAATTTACGAGCATAAATAGATGTCTTAAAAGGATGAGAAAGCATTTCAAGCAATTTCCAGAAGAGGCGCATTCACCATAAGCTGAAAACCATATATACTGTATAGGCGGCGTAGAGATTTCTGTAGCAGCATCCTTGGTGGAATGCGCAGCCGCAGCAGCTCGGACAATCGGAACCCTCGCCATGGCTGGCGAAATCCTCGAACCCAATCGGAGGTACGGTGGAGGATCTCCGGAGCCCCTCTTCCGAAAACCTAGATAGAGTTTTGCCGGGATTAGGGTTCCAATTGGGCCTGAAACGGAGCACGGTGGTGGGGCTCAACATTTCGAGCCACGAACTCCCTCACCGATGGCGGCGAAAAGAGAACCCGTCATGTAGCTCAGGCGGTTGGGCGCTGTAGAAAGACGGTGAGAAGATACTCCTCGCGTAGTATCATCATAATAAATTCTAGCCGTCCGATGAGAATCTCACGAACTTACTCCACCAATCACTTGGCCCCATCAGTTTGCGGGTTCCACACACGTTACAAGTTCAAATCGAAACCGATATCTTAACGTTATATGACGAAACGTTATTATTaccacgttattttgttttagaaaaGAAAGCTTTAATTATGAACTTACCAAAATAGATCTCGAATATTCTAATCAATATCACTATATAAATTCACCTCTGGAGTTCATCTCATTCCGATAAGACGTTATCTAAGATGAAATGTGTCGTGATGTCTTAAGATCAAGCATGTGTCACCCATCCATTTGATCGCATCTTCGACACAATAATAAATCTCCTTTATCAATTTGGGTTATAACATCAAAAGAGAAtagttattattttttgttataaTTTTACTTTATTACTATGATTGCTATTGACTAAAATGATGTGAATAATATTCTAACATCACTACACGTTTTGGTACCCTACAAATTGTCAAAAGTCTCCTCATATCTTACATTGTAATTTAGTTTAAATGTCATTAGTGTGAGGAAAAAACCACATCTTGTATTCGAACTGTGCTATTAGGTCGAATCGACTGTAGAAGTTTCAAGCAATGATTGTGCTTTGAGATTTATAGTGATGTAATCTTGTAAGTACGTAGCTAATTATATATTTGGATTAAAATCTATTTTAACTCATGTGAATTTAGTCATGGACCTCTTAAATTTTATCTTGTAAGCCAACTCCCTCAATACGACATCataaaaacaaagaacaaataggAATGGTTGAGCTAGTCCATATAATCCTCCTGCACTCGCTAGCTCTCTTTGATCAGCTTGTCAAGAAAGAGGAAGCTACGGAAGCCATAACAACGGACGAAGACAGAGAGACAAAGGTAGGAGAGGCCCAAGGTATAGATAAGGGAGCGCCTATGACCACTGTGTCGTAGGCATGATGGTTGGGGGCGTAGAAGAGAATGAAGTGGGAGGCGGTGGGGACAAATGCAttcaagaggaggagaagagatcaGGAGACCACTACGTATCTGGCGTCGAACTGATTGACGCACATCTACTTGATGTAGAATTAGAAACTCTTGAGCACGTCGTTAGCACTGGAGAAGCTCTGTGTGTACGATGCCCTACTAAGCAACAATAGctcagtggtggtggtggtgatcatTTTCGTGATGAGGCCTCCTCTCGTCATTGATGgaggtcttaatttttttaaaaacttaaattacatatatcattatattaataatttattatgaatcagcaTATCACGTAAGCAAACTCTAATGTTTATTAACTCAGGCTTAATaggaggggcttatatgctacgtttttttttaaatgtaggggttattttagacacgaataaatcataagggcttaagaggtccatgaccaaaaccacaaggctaaaatagatcttaatattttttaaaaattaaattatatatgtcattatattaatggttatTGTGAGTCAATATGTCGGTAACATCTGTTAGCTCAAACTTAATGGTAGGGATTTATATGTTacgtttttttaaatatataagttattttagacacgaataaACCATAAAGACTTAAGGTCTATAACTAAAATTACATGAGTTAAAATGTACATTAACCCTATATATTTCTATTTCTCCATGTAGTTATCCCCTTGAAGTATAGAAGGTCCTCGGAGTCATTGATGTGTAAAAACTAACGGAACTATGCTTGAAAGAACTGATCTCGTGAAGCTAGAAAGAACTGATCAGTGATGTTGTTCATGTGTTCTTGTATAGTCCAGGATACTACACTAAGAGGTTGCCATCGGTTTTCGAAACCATGCATCATGGACACTGGGTTTGCAACTCCTGCATTGGACCGATCTTAGTTCATCCTCATGTACGGCCAGGTTAACGAACATTAAATCTCTTTGAATTGGACAAGGCACCTCTTACTTATGTTGACTATTACCTTGTTGAACAAAATATCCTATCTTTTTTCTATAATTCAAGTTTGTCATGTACAATTTGCTTACGACAGTTTGTATCTCgatttttttatatcatattGATAATTGTTGACAAAATTTATGAGATTCTCGTCTTATCTCTTTAGTTAAGGAATACAGGCAATGCAACATCCCAAGGAGAGGAGGATGTTTCTTGGAGTCCGGTGCGTGTACCTTTAGCCGGAAGGGGTCGGTCAATATGATTCAACAACTAATTCTTATTTCCAGACCTCTTCCGTGGATGAGTTCGGGCAAGACTTGGCTACCTCTATCTAATTCGTCCCCATCAAGAATTATCCCACCACATAGTGATTAGGAAAAATCTTCGTACATTCCGTCTTTAATTTTCAACATATTTCTGACCAGAAGAAAACACAAAGAAAGAATTGATTGAGCGCCACCGACTCTCGTACGGCTCCCGGCCCCACCACGACCGACAGAGAACACGGCGTCGACCGAGTCGCCGACGCGGGGCCCCGTCGGTGGGCCGGCTCGGGTCAACGGTCATACCGATCCTCCTCCATGTCGGCATGCACCGAAGTCGGCCGGCGATCAGCCGATTCCTCGTCTTTTCGGTGGAAACGTTCTCCCGCCGCAGTCGGGTATGACACAGAACTGCCGCTCTAGAAGCAGGTCATGGCCGCAATGGGAAGCGGAAGTGGTCTAATAACGCAGCCTGTTCGGATCGATTAAACCTAATAAACTTATGGGATATTTATTTATGTTTCACATATCTTTAATAGAATAAATCTTGTccgttaaaaaaatattatacgatttttttaaaaattattcatattttaattatttctcaAAAATATCTCTCTTTTAAGATACCTCTCGAAATAATTTTCAAGTATTTTCATTTGAGTCGTTTATAATaatttcaataatatttataatgtttATTGATGTACTAAaactattataaattttattttaaaatattataagtgatattatattatgtctatttgattataattactcataaattatttataatattattttttatttttataaatagttTGATTGAGATATGAGTCGATTTAGATACATGAAGAtggtcaaaatattataataaattatttttaaatttttatttagatgatattattttcaaatAGGCTGtgtagtgtttttcttaatgatgataaaaaaataatatcagattaaaacactataataatttttttttaaaataattggaatatttttaaattaaaagtattatttaagaaaaaataaataaaatgacgaAATACTAAAAATGTGAAAAATCGTCCAAAAATATTTAGTCatttcattttgctttttctCCGGGATGCCGGCCGGACTCGAAGGACTGATCCTGTCAATTCCCTCGTGCGACCGGTTCCGTTGCCTTTTCCCGGACCACTTCCTTCGCCTCGAAGCCTTCCTCCGGTTCCTGTCGAAGCAAACTGTTCACAGCAGAACCAAACCCTCGGCTTTAAGGATATCGCCCCGTTGACGGGTCAAACATCATATCAGCAAGACGACTCTTCCTCCCTTCCTCCTCTCTCACCAAACATATATAGTTAGATGCGTTCCTTCTCCCTCCATCCCTCCCATTCTCTAAACCCAGAGCGCAGTAGCCATAAGAATAGAAAGCCAGACCTTGGAATATAAAGTCTGCTCGCCCAATCCACAAGCAAAATCCCATATCGAGGAGCAGAGGGAGAGGAAGCAAGCAACAATGGTTGATCTGGCTGAGTTCCTATGTTCCTTGTTGTGTTCTCTTGCGTACCTGAGGCTGGCGGTTAGGAAGTACTTTCTCGTCATGGCTCCCGGCCGGGCATCCCCCGCCCCCCATTCGTCGTGGAAGCGGCCCGCCGAGCTGGCCGCCGTGGCCAACAAGAGGTCCAAGGAGTCCTCCGACCTCAGGGCGCGCCCCGTCGAGGATGTGGTTCCCGGAGGAAGCAAACCGGCAGGGACTTTCGTCGAACAGGTTTCGTCCCTTCCGAGGCAAGAGAACGTGGAGTGTGAGGAAAAATCCGGTCACCCGATGGTAGAAGTTGCGGAGAATAAGATGCCAAGGATGAGAAGAAGACCGGCGAAGATTGCCATACCAAAGCCTTCAGCTGATGCAGCTTTTGGTGTTGCGGATAAGGAGGAGGATGGTGTCGAAAGGGAATTGGCCGTCGAGGGTGGTGAGTACTGTGTGGTCAGCaggaaaggacaaaggcatatgaTGGAAGATGGCTATGGCGTTATACCCAACATCCACGGAGACTCCAAACAGGTAATATACaaatgaatataaatataaataaatatatatatatatatatatatatatttcctttaAGAGAATTTTGAATCTTGTTGATTGTCATATGAACTACAAGATCCTTTGTCATCTATGACACCTTATGTCCTATGAAAGAAAGGCTTCAGGTTACTTGCTAGAGAAACAATTGGCTTtttttatgatataggaatcataTATACAGAGAAATTCTCACAATGTCTTTGTCTTTGCTGATCTGATAATGTTGATGGAAATCTAATGGATTAGACTGATACATACACAACATTTACAAGTGACAGAAAGACCAAAGACATGCTCGCTTTCTCTTGTGAAATAGAAGCTCCAAATTGTCCATGTCCTTCTCTTGCATGTTATTTGTCGCACAAGTTTGACACGTTCTTCATGTTAAGCCTCTGGTTTTACTCATCTGCAGGCCTTTTTTGGAGTGTTTGATGGGCATGGGGGCCGTGCAGCCGTGGACTTTGTCTCTGAGAAGCTTGGGAAGAACATTGTTGCAGCTCTTGATGAgccagaaaaggaagaaaaccaAGCAGCAATGGCAATAAAAGCAGGCTATCTGACCACGGACAGAGACTTCTTAAGTCAGGTGTGTAGCTCCCAACTGCTTTGAAGCATTCAAACTTGCCTCTCTTTTAATTTGTATTCATTATCGACAATACCTCCTTTGTTGCGTTGACCATCAATGATCAGTATCAAATCAATATAACAACAAAGAAATTAAATCCTTTCATGCTATTGTATGCTCACAATATTAGAGCTGTCTAATGACACCCGTTACCAAAACTTACATAGTTGACGATGAATGTTTCCTTTCGTTTGTAGGGTGTTCGCAGTGGAGCATGTGCGGCCACTGTGTTGCTAAGAGATGGAGAACTACATGTGGCTAATGTGGGCGACTGCAGGGTGGTTATGAGCAGGAAGGGAGTAGCAGATGCTCTTAC contains the following coding sequences:
- the LOC135640809 gene encoding probable protein phosphatase 2C 32 isoform X2; the encoded protein is MVDLAEFLCSLLCSLAYLRLAVRKYFLVMAPGRASPAPHSSWKRPAELAAVANKRSKESSDLRARPVEDVVPGGSKPAGTFVEQVSSLPRQENVECEEKSGHPMVEVAENKMPRMRRRPAKIAIPKPSADAAFGVADKEEDGVERELAVEGGEYCVVSRKGQRHMMEDGYGVIPNIHGDSKQGVRSGACAATVLLRDGELHVANVGDCRVVMSRKGVADALTDDHRAGREDERNRIENSGGYVTCRNGIWRVNDSLAVSRAIGDLNMKEWIISEPETKSLQLTPGCEFLILASDGLWDKVGNQEAVDVVSRQSNAMKSCRDLIEVSCGRGNRDDITVMVIDLQKFIQLRGS
- the LOC135640809 gene encoding probable protein phosphatase 2C 74 isoform X1, coding for MVDLAEFLCSLLCSLAYLRLAVRKYFLVMAPGRASPAPHSSWKRPAELAAVANKRSKESSDLRARPVEDVVPGGSKPAGTFVEQVSSLPRQENVECEEKSGHPMVEVAENKMPRMRRRPAKIAIPKPSADAAFGVADKEEDGVERELAVEGGEYCVVSRKGQRHMMEDGYGVIPNIHGDSKQAFFGVFDGHGGRAAVDFVSEKLGKNIVAALDEPEKEENQAAMAIKAGYLTTDRDFLSQGVRSGACAATVLLRDGELHVANVGDCRVVMSRKGVADALTDDHRAGREDERNRIENSGGYVTCRNGIWRVNDSLAVSRAIGDLNMKEWIISEPETKSLQLTPGCEFLILASDGLWDKVGNQEAVDVVSRQSNAMKSCRDLIEVSCGRGNRDDITVMVIDLQKFIQLRGS